The genome window GAAGGGTCGCCTTTGTAAAACTGACGATAGATGTAAAAATACTGCAGTTTAAACTGCTCTTTGCCTTCGAAATTACCTCCGCAAGGTTTCTGCGTTAGCTGAAAATCTTTGATCTTGAGTAGACCACGCTCCGCTTTTGCCAGACCTTTTCAGGTCTTCTGTGAGATCTTCTCTTTTGTTCCTCTTTGTGCTGTTcataatccccccccccccttcctccctcttCAAATTCAGAGTCGGCTGTCATTACTCCTTGTCTTCATAAGACATACTGCCAGTCCTTGAAGTACTATAAGTCAATTGCCTCAGGACGAATTCCCATTTCCCTTTCTTTTCTTTAGTTTCTTTCGGCTCAGTTTAATTCAACTGTAACATTGTTTTCGATTCAGCACTATCTTTGTTGGTATTAATACTTTGGGCATTCCAGAGGATTTAGCTACCTTCTTCAAACCCTTTTCTCGGGCCATCTTGTCTCTATCCAGACCGGTGGGTGTCACTTGCGTTGATGGGGTTACCATATGAGGAGAAGCTTTAAGGAGCTCCTTCGATTCTTTCATCTCCTTCTAGGACTCGCTGCAAAGCACCCTGATAACTGTCACCGTATTCCTAATTGCGTTGTGCACCTTGTGCTTGTGTTTAGTAAGTTTAGACAACTCACCGATTTTAGTTCCATGGAAAATGAAGGGTGACTATTCTAGGTTGAGTTGCTGGAGATTAGGCCCTTTTCTGTACCAGAGTGACATTCATCCCTACTTCCTTACATATTGGTATGTTTGTGGAGTTCCCTTGATCTACGTCTTTCACTGCCTGAGATATTGGAGGACATCATACGATTGATGAGTTTCTTCTGGTTTCCGTCTCTCAATTTTGAAGACCCTCGTGGGACCGTTCCCATCAATCTCTCTTGTGTCACCTACCTTTCTCTTTTTGGCACATCCTTCGGCGCCTTGGCTGCGCTTTTCTAGGAAGTTGGGAAGGCCGGAGTGGATTAGGGAAGGAAGCCTTGTAGGGCTATGTCCAGGGTGTCAGAAAATAAAACTCCTTGGAacacaataaaatatttaatataattCTTCATAATATTACAATAAATAACGTAAAAACGAATAACAATTTAATTATCATACTTCAGAAGTTACATTAAACCTATAATAAAATAGGGAATGAAACATAAAGAAAAACAATGACAGTCTCTATTGTCTAAGCATTATAAATATTGCACGAGTATCCTACTGTCGGCATCCATCCTTGGAATGTCACCTTGTCCGCTCCCTTCCCTATCTTTACTTTAAAATGGCTTTCGCATTGCATCGAACAGATACTCTTGCACCTCAGGTGAGTTTGGATCCATTGTGTTGATCTTATTGTTCTTGACTCCTGGGAAGATCATTGGGCTGGCACCACTCACCGTGGCCACGGTCATGGTCGCTGGATCTATTCGCTTCATTGTCGACTGTGTCGATATAATTGGCAATCTTTTCTGCTTTATGGCGTTGTAGTTATCAATATAGGTGAGCTTCTTGCGACGCTTCTGCTTCCATCGGCACACGATGAAGATAATGAGAAATATCACCAGAGAGAATACCACAATAAGCGAACTGGCTACCACGGCGGACCTTACACCCATGGGAATTTCGCCATTTGTCACGATCGGTGATCGTCTGAGACCATGCCCTGATAACTCAAGATCCAATATATCATGGGCACGTGCTACCTCATCTTCAATTTGTGCGGCTGTGTCAAATTTGTCTGCGGTTTCATCTGGTTGACCGATCTGCGCTGATGGCTCATTTGGTTGATCGATGTAGTTGCTACTTTCTTGGGAGCTGTAGCTTATGGGCAAAGCGAATGACTTCCATGGTTGTGCGTAGAAATCGATGGATTTATCTTCGCCGGAGGCAAGGAATGTTGTCGGTTCAGCGGAATCTGGAATGAGAAAGATAGATTGCCCCAATTgtctttaaatatttcaaaccaCTCCTACGAATCAATCACTTACCAAACGACAAACTCTTCATaatccttccctccttttcccgTCCCATATCATCAGTTGGTTTAATGTCAATGATCGACGTAAAATAGCTGGACCCCTGTGAATCCATCTTAATCTCGTCGGGCTTAATACTCTTCAAATTCGCCAAATCAAACTGAGGAAAATTATCAAATGCTGTCACTATATCAAGTTTTTCATCCAGGACTTGTGGCTTGATGGAAAAGGACTTAACATTGGGCGTAACCGTTTTATTCTGGATCATTTCCGCGAGGTGCAACTGACTAGATCCTCTTTGCCGATGCTGTATCAGTTCATCCAACGTCATGTTACGCTGAGCCAATACTTTGAATAATCGACCCCCGGACCGACGATCCTCAAGAAGTTCCAACAGGTCAGTCCGATCGTCAACATCTTGGGTGACTCCCATATTAGTGAACAATGAAGGGTTACTTTCAGTTACATCTGACTTGGCTTTATTGAAGTGTTTCTCCGTAATAATATCTACCCGAGACGTGATAGTTTCAAACAGGTTGCTGTTATCCTTTTTATGGTACAGAGGCCGGAAGAGCTCTTCAATTGTAGACACATCCTTGGGCTTAGCTTCTTCAAAAGTggcaaacttttcgatgaaATTCGTTTCTGGCTCCTTTTGAGATAGTTTATCCTCAATGGATTCCTGACTGCTACTGTTTTTATCATGGTATGGAATCTCGTAGTGTTTTTCACTGGAGGAGGATTCCGAAGAACTGGAAGAGTCTCTCACAGGTTTTTTGCTGCTCGAGACCTTATAACTTGGCTTGATTGTAACCCGTTTCCTGTAGGTTGACCTTGTTGGAAGGGTGTTGAACCATGGTTGGGTGTCATGTGCTTCATCTTCAATAAAGTCAGCCTTCTGCTGGGCTGTTTGCAGGATGTCCTCAGCTGCAAAGGGTGTGGTTTTGTGGGTAGTGTCTACACTTCTGGGAGGCTCTTGGCTACTagctgggtagttatcaaggtcATCCTTCGTTGAGAATTCATTGTTATATATCAGATTCTCGGAagaaatattattattagtttcttGTGTGCTTGGGACATTTGCACTTGTGGATAGTTCAGTTTCATGTTCCTGACTTTCTGATGAAGGAGGAGCTTCCGTGCTCGTTGTGGTAGTGGTTGATGTCAAGTAACTCATTGGAATTCGTCGTATTGGTTTTAAATACTTAGTAGTTGGCTCCTCAGTTGGTGCCGCTGGGGTCTGCAATGCCAACAGTGCGTTCTGCTTCCCCTTAATTAGATCGTCCAAGGATAAATTTTTTTGCTGAAGAATCTCACTTAGACTCAGTCCTCCAGAGTTCTTCAGAATATCCTTGAGGTCAGTACCAGA of Hermetia illucens chromosome 4, iHerIll2.2.curated.20191125, whole genome shotgun sequence contains these proteins:
- the LOC119654622 gene encoding uncharacterized protein LOC119654622, which translates into the protein MGLRVKVVLGLVVFIVIFGLRFLCVNCQQVVADVVVVEDHMQQPQAWHQPNPTEITMDGEITLSSSYQSPAQTIPSSNQNGRRRRRPGGRKRRRRPQGTYQTTESSNEFNNFYWEGQVQDENVNDSVILSFYNTTDYYSSTMSSSEEQETRRRFLQPQVRVERVREPLAALEQEQKLSELRDKQRKRASTESPITAAYLYRDKSYRKPYAQAKRQDDTTSQTPPRSGTDLKDILKNSGGLSLSEILQQKNLSLDDLIKGKQNALLALQTPAAPTEEPTTKYLKPIRRIPMSYLTSTTTTTSTEAPPSSESQEHETELSTSANVPSTQETNNNISSENLIYNNEFSTKDDLDNYPASSQEPPRSVDTTHKTTPFAAEDILQTAQQKADFIEDEAHDTQPWFNTLPTRSTYRKRVTIKPSYKVSSSKKPVRDSSSSSESSSSEKHYEIPYHDKNSSSQESIEDKLSQKEPETNFIEKFATFEEAKPKDVSTIEELFRPLYHKKDNSNLFETITSRVDIITEKHFNKAKSDVTESNPSLFTNMGVTQDVDDRTDLLELLEDRRSGGRLFKVLAQRNMTLDELIQHRQRGSSQLHLAEMIQNKTVTPNVKSFSIKPQVLDEKLDIVTAFDNFPQFDLANLKSIKPDEIKMDSQGSSYFTSIIDIKPTDDMGREKEGRIMKSLSFDSAEPTTFLASGEDKSIDFYAQPWKSFALPISYSSQESSNYIDQPNEPSAQIGQPDETADKFDTAAQIEDEVARAHDILDLELSGHGLRRSPIVTNGEIPMGVRSAVVASSLIVVFSLVIFLIIFIVCRWKQKRRKKLTYIDNYNAIKQKRLPIISTQSTMKRIDPATMTVATVSGASPMIFPGVKNNKINTMDPNSPEVQEYLFDAMRKPF